Part of the Primulina huaijiensis isolate GDHJ02 unplaced genomic scaffold, ASM1229523v2 scaffold3245, whole genome shotgun sequence genome, ggttgagttaaGTTCAAGTCTCAATCTTGACAAGATATCAGAGTCAGATTCTACTGTTATAATGTGTTGGACTGTCCATAATTAGATAACTCGTTCTACATTTGGTCATTTGTAATTTGTGTAAGTCTAAATTTTGATTACTAAACTAAAGAATTgcttcattatttttaaaaaagtattatcttattaatttatcaaaaaatttactataatatattatatagattattaatttaccaaatattaacttatatatatatatatattatcttgtCGTGGACTTGCATATGCttaaatttcaacccaactaaGAAAAATAAGAAGTAGACATTAATCGATAATACCTAAATCTACAACATACAAAAATTTTTCAAAccacatattaaaaaatatatgtgttatgGTCGAAGGTATACATATTAAAACAATATATTGGCTCCGAGTCAGCTGCATATACAAAATTAACTAACCTAAGATTATCAATATAAATACACTTGCTGAGTTATATGCATGCCATCAAACCACATCAAAGAATGGTCGACGTTTCTGCTCATTTCTCAGGTTTCGGGTGGCCGTTGGAGAATCTCATCGGCCATGACGACTACGTTTCCGGGGAAAAATTTTCCGATCAAAATTCAGACTCCATCGATCTTCAATGTTCTCCGGCAGGACAAGATCATATGACTGGAGAATTTTCGGAGTTTCGTAAATTGGGCGACACGACTAAGATCTTCAAGAAGTTGAATCATAATGCCAGTGAAAGGGATCGCCGGAAAAAGATGAACACCATGTATTCCACTCTCCGCGCGCTGCTTCCGCCGGAAGACCAGTCTGTAAGAATATTATTatactaaatgttttaatctatatatttttgtcagtttttgtcttaattagaccatttatgaatttttaaatgtatacaGAGAAAACTGAGTATTCCTGCTACAATTTCAAGAGTGCTGAAATACATCCCTGAGCTTCAGAAAGAAGTAGGGACGTTGATCCAAAAGAAAGAGCATCTCATATCAAAGAAAAGTAAGAGGGTATTTCAAGAAGATTCAACCATTGATTTTAGGAAGCAGATATCAAGAAAACCGATACGAAGTTCGTCGTCAACATTATCCGCAACACGAATAAGCGAACAAGAAATAGTTCTCCAGTTTTCGATGGCCAAATTTGAAAAGGGTTCGATTTCTGATGCTTTATGGTGTTTGGAGAAAGAAGGTTTTCTTGTGCTAAGTACTTCATGTTTTCAGTCTTTTGGAGGGAGGGTTTTCTATAATGCACATATTCAGGTACTCTAACCAATATATcttataaatatatcatttcatCTTATAATTTCATATATTCATATCATTGCTTTTTATGCCAGTCATAAATTTTACATTCTCAAGtgtaaaatttatcattttgaACTACGTACGTTATCCATCACCACATAAATTTTTGAGTCTAAGCATACATATTATTGTATTACTGatcttcaaaaatatcaattaaagCTGTTGATGAATTATCAGATAAGCAAATGAAAtaacttattatatatttattataccAATCAATCAATTATTGATctctttctttattatttttttaatgcatgttttGCTTGAATTTAGCAGGGACAAGGAAGTCAGAACATG contains:
- the LOC140968161 gene encoding transcription factor bHLH100-like isoform X1 translates to MHAIKPHQRMVDVSAHFSGFGWPLENLIGHDDYVSGEKFSDQNSDSIDLQCSPAGQDHMTGEFSEFRKLGDTTKIFKKLNHNASERDRRKKMNTMYSTLRALLPPEDQSRKLSIPATISRVLKYIPELQKEVGTLIQKKEHLISKKSKRVFQEDSTIDFRKQISRKPIRSSSSTLSATRISEQEIVLQFSMAKFEKGSISDALWCLEKEGFLVLSTSCFQSFGGRVFYNAHIQQGQGSQNMDVLMLKEKVWAFYDKGEEIRLNCN
- the LOC140968161 gene encoding transcription factor ORG2-like isoform X2 encodes the protein MHAIKPHQRMVDVSAHFSGFGWPLENLIGHDDYVSGEKFSDQNSDSIDLQCSPAGQDHMTGEFSEFRKLGDTTKIFKKLNHNASERDRRKKMNTMYSTLRALLPPEDQSRKLSIPATISRVLKYIPELQKEVGTLIQKKEHLISKKSKRVFQEDSTIDFRKQISRKPIRSSSSTLSATRISEQEIVLQFSMAKFEKGSISDALWCLEKEGFLVLSTSCFQSFGGRVFYNAHIQGQGSQNMDVLMLKEKVWAFYDKGEEIRLNCN